In one Ochotona princeps isolate mOchPri1 chromosome 16, mOchPri1.hap1, whole genome shotgun sequence genomic region, the following are encoded:
- the NFKBID gene encoding NF-kappa-B inhibitor delta isoform X6: MNEVEAGHAHFPGHQETGGPGSQAPATGFPDWDPNMHAAYPDSTYAHPVPAAQGFPTPDFYPPWDPGRSCQFPLEDHLDARLYAEPPLAQAGSWRASGLPPGPPQLPPSAGPSLDTARAHMLALGPQQLLAQDEEGDTLLHLLAARGLRWAAYAAAEVLQAYRQLDVREHKGKTPLLVAAAANQPLIVEDLLNLGAEPNATDHRGRSILHVAATYGLPGVLSAVFNSGVQVDLEARDFEGLTALHTAILAFNVAMCPPNLCPQGLSTQARDRLACVQMLLHMGADHTSQEIKSNKTVLHLAVQAANPTLVQLLLELPRGDLRTFVNMKAHGNTALHMAAALPPGPPQEAIVRHLLAAGADPTLRNLENEQPVHLLRPGPGPEGLRQLLKRSRVAPPGLSS, encoded by the exons ATGAATGAGGTGGAGGCTG GCCATGCTCACTTCCCAGGACACCAGGAGACCGGTGGGCCTGGAAGCCAGGCACCTGCCACAGGCTTTCCAGACTGGGACCCCAACATGCATGCAGCCTACCCAGACAGTACCTACGCTCACCCTGTGCCCGCTGCCCAAGGTTTCCCCACTCCTGACTTCTACCCGCCCTGGGACCCTGGGCGGTCGTGCCAGTTTCCCCTGGAG GACCACTTGGATGCACGGCTGTATGCAGAACCTCCCCTAGCCCAGGCAGGATCCTGGAGGGCTTCTGGACTCCCCCCGGGACCCCCACAGCTGCCCCCTTCTGCTGGCCCGTCCCTGGACACAGCCCGAGCTCACATGCTGGCTTTAGGGCCTCAACAGCTGCTGGCCCAGGATGAAGAGGGGGACAC gctcctgcacctgtTGGCAGCCCGGGGGCTGCGCTGGGCGGCGTACGCAGCAGCCGAGGTGCTGCAGGCTTACAGACAGCTGGACGTGCGTGAGCATAAGGGCAAG ACGCCTCTGCTGGTAGCCGCCGCTGCCAACCAGCCTCTGATTGTGGAGGATCTGCTGAACCTTGGAGCAGAGCCCAATGCCACTGACCATCGGGGACGTTCCATCCTGCATGTAGCTGCGACCTACGGGCTGCCAGGCGTCCTCTCG GCCGTGTTTAACTCAGGAGTTCAGGTTGACCTGGAAGCCAGAGACTTTGAAG GACTCACTGCCCTCCACACAGCCATCCTGGCCTTCAATGTTGCCATGTGTCCACCCAACCTCTGTCCCCAGGGGCTGAGTACCCAAGCCCGAGACAGACTGGCTTGCGTTCAGATGTTACTGCACATGGGTGCTGACCACACCAGTCAG GAGATCAAGAGCAACAAGACGGTCCTGCACTTGGCCGTGCAGGCCGCCAATCCCACGCTGGttcagctgctgctggagctaCCACGGGGAGACCTGCGGACTTTTGTCAACATGAAG GCCCATGGGAACACAGCTCTTCACATGGCGGCTGCCCTGCCCCCTGGGCCACCCCAGGAGGCCATTGTGCGGCACCTGTTGGCAGCGGGGGCAGACCCAACACTTCGCAACCTGGAGAATGAGCAGCCTGTCCATCTGCTGCGGCCCGGGCCGGGCCCTGAGGGG
- the NFKBID gene encoding NF-kappa-B inhibitor delta isoform X3, with protein sequence MGALLPHPQFPLRWWKVGSEGKRGVKGRKRRGRAPHPRSVGFGLPSQGGATVCQVFRAGGRGRGGLRPHLLPSRDWVNRTPMTSSTPSAPSSPSVSRHERSHCPTQTVKKLLEEQRRRQQQPDAGGVAVRPRNPGQLPPPQPQPPSVPPPMNEVEAGHQETGGPGSQAPATGFPDWDPNMHAAYPDSTYAHPVPAAQGFPTPDFYPPWDPGRSCQFPLEDHLDARLYAEPPLAQAGSWRASGLPPGPPQLPPSAGPSLDTARAHMLALGPQQLLAQDEEGDTLLHLLAARGLRWAAYAAAEVLQAYRQLDVREHKGKTPLLVAAAANQPLIVEDLLNLGAEPNATDHRGRSILHVAATYGLPGVLSAVFNSGVQVDLEARDFEGLTALHTAILAFNVAMCPPNLCPQGLSTQARDRLACVQMLLHMGADHTSQEIKSNKTVLHLAVQAANPTLVQLLLELPRGDLRTFVNMKAHGNTALHMAAALPPGPPQEAIVRHLLAAGADPTLRNLENEQPVHLLRPGPGPEGLRQLLKRSRVAPPGLSS encoded by the exons ATGGGAGCgctcctcccccatccccagtTTCCACTACGCTGGTGGAAAGTTGGGTCAGAGGGAAAGCGCGGAGTAAAGGGAAGGAAAAGGCGGGGGCGGGCGCCGCACCCCAGATCTGTTGGCTTTGGACTTCCTTCTCAAGGCGGCGCCACCGTGTGCCAGGTTTTCCGCGCGGGAGGGCGAGGGCGAGGAGGGTTGCGCCCACACTTGCTTCCCTCGCGTGATTGGGTGAATCGGACCCCGATGACTTCCTCCACTCCttctgctccctcctccccctcagtGAGCCGGCACGAGCGCAGCCACTGCCCCACGCAGAcagtgaagaagctcctggaagaaCAGAGGCGCCGCCAGCAGCAGCCTGATGCCGGTGGGGTCGCGGTGAGGCCCAGGAACCCA GGACAGCTCCCACCTCCGCAGCCGCAGCCCCCAAGCGTGCCCCCACCTATGAATGAGGTGGAGGCTG GACACCAGGAGACCGGTGGGCCTGGAAGCCAGGCACCTGCCACAGGCTTTCCAGACTGGGACCCCAACATGCATGCAGCCTACCCAGACAGTACCTACGCTCACCCTGTGCCCGCTGCCCAAGGTTTCCCCACTCCTGACTTCTACCCGCCCTGGGACCCTGGGCGGTCGTGCCAGTTTCCCCTGGAG GACCACTTGGATGCACGGCTGTATGCAGAACCTCCCCTAGCCCAGGCAGGATCCTGGAGGGCTTCTGGACTCCCCCCGGGACCCCCACAGCTGCCCCCTTCTGCTGGCCCGTCCCTGGACACAGCCCGAGCTCACATGCTGGCTTTAGGGCCTCAACAGCTGCTGGCCCAGGATGAAGAGGGGGACAC gctcctgcacctgtTGGCAGCCCGGGGGCTGCGCTGGGCGGCGTACGCAGCAGCCGAGGTGCTGCAGGCTTACAGACAGCTGGACGTGCGTGAGCATAAGGGCAAG ACGCCTCTGCTGGTAGCCGCCGCTGCCAACCAGCCTCTGATTGTGGAGGATCTGCTGAACCTTGGAGCAGAGCCCAATGCCACTGACCATCGGGGACGTTCCATCCTGCATGTAGCTGCGACCTACGGGCTGCCAGGCGTCCTCTCG GCCGTGTTTAACTCAGGAGTTCAGGTTGACCTGGAAGCCAGAGACTTTGAAG GACTCACTGCCCTCCACACAGCCATCCTGGCCTTCAATGTTGCCATGTGTCCACCCAACCTCTGTCCCCAGGGGCTGAGTACCCAAGCCCGAGACAGACTGGCTTGCGTTCAGATGTTACTGCACATGGGTGCTGACCACACCAGTCAG GAGATCAAGAGCAACAAGACGGTCCTGCACTTGGCCGTGCAGGCCGCCAATCCCACGCTGGttcagctgctgctggagctaCCACGGGGAGACCTGCGGACTTTTGTCAACATGAAG GCCCATGGGAACACAGCTCTTCACATGGCGGCTGCCCTGCCCCCTGGGCCACCCCAGGAGGCCATTGTGCGGCACCTGTTGGCAGCGGGGGCAGACCCAACACTTCGCAACCTGGAGAATGAGCAGCCTGTCCATCTGCTGCGGCCCGGGCCGGGCCCTGAGGGG
- the NFKBID gene encoding NF-kappa-B inhibitor delta isoform X4 has product MGALLPHPQFPLRWWKVGSEGKRGVKGRKRRGRAPHPRSVGFGLPSQGGATVCQVFRAGGRGRGGLRPHLLPSRDWVNRTPMTSSTPSAPSSPSVSRHERSHCPTQTVKKLLEEQRRRQQQPDAGGVAGQLPPPQPQPPSVPPPMNEVEAGHQETGGPGSQAPATGFPDWDPNMHAAYPDSTYAHPVPAAQGFPTPDFYPPWDPGRSCQFPLEDHLDARLYAEPPLAQAGSWRASGLPPGPPQLPPSAGPSLDTARAHMLALGPQQLLAQDEEGDTLLHLLAARGLRWAAYAAAEVLQAYRQLDVREHKGKTPLLVAAAANQPLIVEDLLNLGAEPNATDHRGRSILHVAATYGLPGVLSAVFNSGVQVDLEARDFEGLTALHTAILAFNVAMCPPNLCPQGLSTQARDRLACVQMLLHMGADHTSQEIKSNKTVLHLAVQAANPTLVQLLLELPRGDLRTFVNMKAHGNTALHMAAALPPGPPQEAIVRHLLAAGADPTLRNLENEQPVHLLRPGPGPEGLRQLLKRSRVAPPGLSS; this is encoded by the exons ATGGGAGCgctcctcccccatccccagtTTCCACTACGCTGGTGGAAAGTTGGGTCAGAGGGAAAGCGCGGAGTAAAGGGAAGGAAAAGGCGGGGGCGGGCGCCGCACCCCAGATCTGTTGGCTTTGGACTTCCTTCTCAAGGCGGCGCCACCGTGTGCCAGGTTTTCCGCGCGGGAGGGCGAGGGCGAGGAGGGTTGCGCCCACACTTGCTTCCCTCGCGTGATTGGGTGAATCGGACCCCGATGACTTCCTCCACTCCttctgctccctcctccccctcagtGAGCCGGCACGAGCGCAGCCACTGCCCCACGCAGAcagtgaagaagctcctggaagaaCAGAGGCGCCGCCAGCAGCAGCCTGATGCCGGTGGGGTCGCG GGACAGCTCCCACCTCCGCAGCCGCAGCCCCCAAGCGTGCCCCCACCTATGAATGAGGTGGAGGCTG GACACCAGGAGACCGGTGGGCCTGGAAGCCAGGCACCTGCCACAGGCTTTCCAGACTGGGACCCCAACATGCATGCAGCCTACCCAGACAGTACCTACGCTCACCCTGTGCCCGCTGCCCAAGGTTTCCCCACTCCTGACTTCTACCCGCCCTGGGACCCTGGGCGGTCGTGCCAGTTTCCCCTGGAG GACCACTTGGATGCACGGCTGTATGCAGAACCTCCCCTAGCCCAGGCAGGATCCTGGAGGGCTTCTGGACTCCCCCCGGGACCCCCACAGCTGCCCCCTTCTGCTGGCCCGTCCCTGGACACAGCCCGAGCTCACATGCTGGCTTTAGGGCCTCAACAGCTGCTGGCCCAGGATGAAGAGGGGGACAC gctcctgcacctgtTGGCAGCCCGGGGGCTGCGCTGGGCGGCGTACGCAGCAGCCGAGGTGCTGCAGGCTTACAGACAGCTGGACGTGCGTGAGCATAAGGGCAAG ACGCCTCTGCTGGTAGCCGCCGCTGCCAACCAGCCTCTGATTGTGGAGGATCTGCTGAACCTTGGAGCAGAGCCCAATGCCACTGACCATCGGGGACGTTCCATCCTGCATGTAGCTGCGACCTACGGGCTGCCAGGCGTCCTCTCG GCCGTGTTTAACTCAGGAGTTCAGGTTGACCTGGAAGCCAGAGACTTTGAAG GACTCACTGCCCTCCACACAGCCATCCTGGCCTTCAATGTTGCCATGTGTCCACCCAACCTCTGTCCCCAGGGGCTGAGTACCCAAGCCCGAGACAGACTGGCTTGCGTTCAGATGTTACTGCACATGGGTGCTGACCACACCAGTCAG GAGATCAAGAGCAACAAGACGGTCCTGCACTTGGCCGTGCAGGCCGCCAATCCCACGCTGGttcagctgctgctggagctaCCACGGGGAGACCTGCGGACTTTTGTCAACATGAAG GCCCATGGGAACACAGCTCTTCACATGGCGGCTGCCCTGCCCCCTGGGCCACCCCAGGAGGCCATTGTGCGGCACCTGTTGGCAGCGGGGGCAGACCCAACACTTCGCAACCTGGAGAATGAGCAGCCTGTCCATCTGCTGCGGCCCGGGCCGGGCCCTGAGGGG
- the NFKBID gene encoding NF-kappa-B inhibitor delta isoform X1 codes for MGALLPHPQFPLRWWKVGSEGKRGVKGRKRRGRAPHPRSVGFGLPSQGGATVCQVFRAGGRGRGGLRPHLLPSRDWVNRTPMTSSTPSAPSSPSVSRHERSHCPTQTVKKLLEEQRRRQQQPDAGGVAVRPRNPGQLPPPQPQPPSVPPPMNEVEAGHAHFPGHQETGGPGSQAPATGFPDWDPNMHAAYPDSTYAHPVPAAQGFPTPDFYPPWDPGRSCQFPLEDHLDARLYAEPPLAQAGSWRASGLPPGPPQLPPSAGPSLDTARAHMLALGPQQLLAQDEEGDTLLHLLAARGLRWAAYAAAEVLQAYRQLDVREHKGKTPLLVAAAANQPLIVEDLLNLGAEPNATDHRGRSILHVAATYGLPGVLSAVFNSGVQVDLEARDFEGLTALHTAILAFNVAMCPPNLCPQGLSTQARDRLACVQMLLHMGADHTSQEIKSNKTVLHLAVQAANPTLVQLLLELPRGDLRTFVNMKAHGNTALHMAAALPPGPPQEAIVRHLLAAGADPTLRNLENEQPVHLLRPGPGPEGLRQLLKRSRVAPPGLSS; via the exons ATGGGAGCgctcctcccccatccccagtTTCCACTACGCTGGTGGAAAGTTGGGTCAGAGGGAAAGCGCGGAGTAAAGGGAAGGAAAAGGCGGGGGCGGGCGCCGCACCCCAGATCTGTTGGCTTTGGACTTCCTTCTCAAGGCGGCGCCACCGTGTGCCAGGTTTTCCGCGCGGGAGGGCGAGGGCGAGGAGGGTTGCGCCCACACTTGCTTCCCTCGCGTGATTGGGTGAATCGGACCCCGATGACTTCCTCCACTCCttctgctccctcctccccctcagtGAGCCGGCACGAGCGCAGCCACTGCCCCACGCAGAcagtgaagaagctcctggaagaaCAGAGGCGCCGCCAGCAGCAGCCTGATGCCGGTGGGGTCGCGGTGAGGCCCAGGAACCCA GGACAGCTCCCACCTCCGCAGCCGCAGCCCCCAAGCGTGCCCCCACCTATGAATGAGGTGGAGGCTG GCCATGCTCACTTCCCAGGACACCAGGAGACCGGTGGGCCTGGAAGCCAGGCACCTGCCACAGGCTTTCCAGACTGGGACCCCAACATGCATGCAGCCTACCCAGACAGTACCTACGCTCACCCTGTGCCCGCTGCCCAAGGTTTCCCCACTCCTGACTTCTACCCGCCCTGGGACCCTGGGCGGTCGTGCCAGTTTCCCCTGGAG GACCACTTGGATGCACGGCTGTATGCAGAACCTCCCCTAGCCCAGGCAGGATCCTGGAGGGCTTCTGGACTCCCCCCGGGACCCCCACAGCTGCCCCCTTCTGCTGGCCCGTCCCTGGACACAGCCCGAGCTCACATGCTGGCTTTAGGGCCTCAACAGCTGCTGGCCCAGGATGAAGAGGGGGACAC gctcctgcacctgtTGGCAGCCCGGGGGCTGCGCTGGGCGGCGTACGCAGCAGCCGAGGTGCTGCAGGCTTACAGACAGCTGGACGTGCGTGAGCATAAGGGCAAG ACGCCTCTGCTGGTAGCCGCCGCTGCCAACCAGCCTCTGATTGTGGAGGATCTGCTGAACCTTGGAGCAGAGCCCAATGCCACTGACCATCGGGGACGTTCCATCCTGCATGTAGCTGCGACCTACGGGCTGCCAGGCGTCCTCTCG GCCGTGTTTAACTCAGGAGTTCAGGTTGACCTGGAAGCCAGAGACTTTGAAG GACTCACTGCCCTCCACACAGCCATCCTGGCCTTCAATGTTGCCATGTGTCCACCCAACCTCTGTCCCCAGGGGCTGAGTACCCAAGCCCGAGACAGACTGGCTTGCGTTCAGATGTTACTGCACATGGGTGCTGACCACACCAGTCAG GAGATCAAGAGCAACAAGACGGTCCTGCACTTGGCCGTGCAGGCCGCCAATCCCACGCTGGttcagctgctgctggagctaCCACGGGGAGACCTGCGGACTTTTGTCAACATGAAG GCCCATGGGAACACAGCTCTTCACATGGCGGCTGCCCTGCCCCCTGGGCCACCCCAGGAGGCCATTGTGCGGCACCTGTTGGCAGCGGGGGCAGACCCAACACTTCGCAACCTGGAGAATGAGCAGCCTGTCCATCTGCTGCGGCCCGGGCCGGGCCCTGAGGGG
- the NFKBID gene encoding NF-kappa-B inhibitor delta isoform X2 has protein sequence MGALLPHPQFPLRWWKVGSEGKRGVKGRKRRGRAPHPRSVGFGLPSQGGATVCQVFRAGGRGRGGLRPHLLPSRDWVNRTPMTSSTPSAPSSPSVSRHERSHCPTQTVKKLLEEQRRRQQQPDAGGVAGQLPPPQPQPPSVPPPMNEVEAGHAHFPGHQETGGPGSQAPATGFPDWDPNMHAAYPDSTYAHPVPAAQGFPTPDFYPPWDPGRSCQFPLEDHLDARLYAEPPLAQAGSWRASGLPPGPPQLPPSAGPSLDTARAHMLALGPQQLLAQDEEGDTLLHLLAARGLRWAAYAAAEVLQAYRQLDVREHKGKTPLLVAAAANQPLIVEDLLNLGAEPNATDHRGRSILHVAATYGLPGVLSAVFNSGVQVDLEARDFEGLTALHTAILAFNVAMCPPNLCPQGLSTQARDRLACVQMLLHMGADHTSQEIKSNKTVLHLAVQAANPTLVQLLLELPRGDLRTFVNMKAHGNTALHMAAALPPGPPQEAIVRHLLAAGADPTLRNLENEQPVHLLRPGPGPEGLRQLLKRSRVAPPGLSS, from the exons ATGGGAGCgctcctcccccatccccagtTTCCACTACGCTGGTGGAAAGTTGGGTCAGAGGGAAAGCGCGGAGTAAAGGGAAGGAAAAGGCGGGGGCGGGCGCCGCACCCCAGATCTGTTGGCTTTGGACTTCCTTCTCAAGGCGGCGCCACCGTGTGCCAGGTTTTCCGCGCGGGAGGGCGAGGGCGAGGAGGGTTGCGCCCACACTTGCTTCCCTCGCGTGATTGGGTGAATCGGACCCCGATGACTTCCTCCACTCCttctgctccctcctccccctcagtGAGCCGGCACGAGCGCAGCCACTGCCCCACGCAGAcagtgaagaagctcctggaagaaCAGAGGCGCCGCCAGCAGCAGCCTGATGCCGGTGGGGTCGCG GGACAGCTCCCACCTCCGCAGCCGCAGCCCCCAAGCGTGCCCCCACCTATGAATGAGGTGGAGGCTG GCCATGCTCACTTCCCAGGACACCAGGAGACCGGTGGGCCTGGAAGCCAGGCACCTGCCACAGGCTTTCCAGACTGGGACCCCAACATGCATGCAGCCTACCCAGACAGTACCTACGCTCACCCTGTGCCCGCTGCCCAAGGTTTCCCCACTCCTGACTTCTACCCGCCCTGGGACCCTGGGCGGTCGTGCCAGTTTCCCCTGGAG GACCACTTGGATGCACGGCTGTATGCAGAACCTCCCCTAGCCCAGGCAGGATCCTGGAGGGCTTCTGGACTCCCCCCGGGACCCCCACAGCTGCCCCCTTCTGCTGGCCCGTCCCTGGACACAGCCCGAGCTCACATGCTGGCTTTAGGGCCTCAACAGCTGCTGGCCCAGGATGAAGAGGGGGACAC gctcctgcacctgtTGGCAGCCCGGGGGCTGCGCTGGGCGGCGTACGCAGCAGCCGAGGTGCTGCAGGCTTACAGACAGCTGGACGTGCGTGAGCATAAGGGCAAG ACGCCTCTGCTGGTAGCCGCCGCTGCCAACCAGCCTCTGATTGTGGAGGATCTGCTGAACCTTGGAGCAGAGCCCAATGCCACTGACCATCGGGGACGTTCCATCCTGCATGTAGCTGCGACCTACGGGCTGCCAGGCGTCCTCTCG GCCGTGTTTAACTCAGGAGTTCAGGTTGACCTGGAAGCCAGAGACTTTGAAG GACTCACTGCCCTCCACACAGCCATCCTGGCCTTCAATGTTGCCATGTGTCCACCCAACCTCTGTCCCCAGGGGCTGAGTACCCAAGCCCGAGACAGACTGGCTTGCGTTCAGATGTTACTGCACATGGGTGCTGACCACACCAGTCAG GAGATCAAGAGCAACAAGACGGTCCTGCACTTGGCCGTGCAGGCCGCCAATCCCACGCTGGttcagctgctgctggagctaCCACGGGGAGACCTGCGGACTTTTGTCAACATGAAG GCCCATGGGAACACAGCTCTTCACATGGCGGCTGCCCTGCCCCCTGGGCCACCCCAGGAGGCCATTGTGCGGCACCTGTTGGCAGCGGGGGCAGACCCAACACTTCGCAACCTGGAGAATGAGCAGCCTGTCCATCTGCTGCGGCCCGGGCCGGGCCCTGAGGGG
- the NFKBID gene encoding NF-kappa-B inhibitor delta isoform X5, whose amino-acid sequence MGALLPHPQFPLRWWKVGSEGKRGVKGRKRRGRAPHPRSVGFGLPSQGGATVCQVFRAGGRGRGGLRPHLLPSRDWVNRTPMTSSTPSAPSSPSVSRHERSHCPTQTVKKLLEEQRRRQQQPDAGGVAVRPRNPGQLPPPQPQPPSVPPPMNEVEAGHAHFPGHQETGGPGSQAPATGFPDWDPNMHAAYPDSTYAHPVPAAQGFPTPDFYPPWDPGRSCQFPLEDHLDARLYAEPPLAQAGSWRASGLPPGPPQLPPSAGPSLDTARAHMLALGPQQLLAQDEEGDTLLHLLAARGLRWAAYAAAEVLQAYRQLDVREHKGKTPLLVAAAANQPLIVEDLLNLGAEPNATDHRGRSILHVAATYGLPGVLSAVFNSGVQVDLEARDFEGAEYPSPRQTGLRSDVTAHGC is encoded by the exons ATGGGAGCgctcctcccccatccccagtTTCCACTACGCTGGTGGAAAGTTGGGTCAGAGGGAAAGCGCGGAGTAAAGGGAAGGAAAAGGCGGGGGCGGGCGCCGCACCCCAGATCTGTTGGCTTTGGACTTCCTTCTCAAGGCGGCGCCACCGTGTGCCAGGTTTTCCGCGCGGGAGGGCGAGGGCGAGGAGGGTTGCGCCCACACTTGCTTCCCTCGCGTGATTGGGTGAATCGGACCCCGATGACTTCCTCCACTCCttctgctccctcctccccctcagtGAGCCGGCACGAGCGCAGCCACTGCCCCACGCAGAcagtgaagaagctcctggaagaaCAGAGGCGCCGCCAGCAGCAGCCTGATGCCGGTGGGGTCGCGGTGAGGCCCAGGAACCCA GGACAGCTCCCACCTCCGCAGCCGCAGCCCCCAAGCGTGCCCCCACCTATGAATGAGGTGGAGGCTG GCCATGCTCACTTCCCAGGACACCAGGAGACCGGTGGGCCTGGAAGCCAGGCACCTGCCACAGGCTTTCCAGACTGGGACCCCAACATGCATGCAGCCTACCCAGACAGTACCTACGCTCACCCTGTGCCCGCTGCCCAAGGTTTCCCCACTCCTGACTTCTACCCGCCCTGGGACCCTGGGCGGTCGTGCCAGTTTCCCCTGGAG GACCACTTGGATGCACGGCTGTATGCAGAACCTCCCCTAGCCCAGGCAGGATCCTGGAGGGCTTCTGGACTCCCCCCGGGACCCCCACAGCTGCCCCCTTCTGCTGGCCCGTCCCTGGACACAGCCCGAGCTCACATGCTGGCTTTAGGGCCTCAACAGCTGCTGGCCCAGGATGAAGAGGGGGACAC gctcctgcacctgtTGGCAGCCCGGGGGCTGCGCTGGGCGGCGTACGCAGCAGCCGAGGTGCTGCAGGCTTACAGACAGCTGGACGTGCGTGAGCATAAGGGCAAG ACGCCTCTGCTGGTAGCCGCCGCTGCCAACCAGCCTCTGATTGTGGAGGATCTGCTGAACCTTGGAGCAGAGCCCAATGCCACTGACCATCGGGGACGTTCCATCCTGCATGTAGCTGCGACCTACGGGCTGCCAGGCGTCCTCTCG GCCGTGTTTAACTCAGGAGTTCAGGTTGACCTGGAAGCCAGAGACTTTGAAG GGGCTGAGTACCCAAGCCCGAGACAGACTGGCTTGCGTTCAGATGTTACTGCACATGGGTGCTGA